The following DNA comes from Diorhabda carinulata isolate Delta chromosome 3, icDioCari1.1, whole genome shotgun sequence.
GGTTTTGTTTGTATTTCTTGATAGCATTGTATTGATGGGTAATGTTTCTCTCGTGTTGATAATAGGCTTCCAAATCCTCGTGCAGGTCTTCTATTAGTTCTCGAGGGCGAACCGTGAACATTTTCTTTAGGTATTTGGTAACTGTTCGAGCATTCTTCGTCTTGGGGTCGTTGTAAGTTTGTTTCTCAGATATCCATTGTTTAAATTCAATAGGCTTGCTGTCATCAAACTCCCTGTAGTCAGGATTTTTGTCAATACAGCGTTGACAGGTTCGTGACAAACATAGCTCGTCATAGCGATTACAACATGTCTTTTCAAGCAGTGCAGTGTGACTATTGTAAGTCAAAATTCTTCTTCTGTGCAATGCTGACAGTTTCAGATCGATGTTCGCGTGCTTAATGCAGAGGCACGTGTTACGTTCGTTTACATTTGGTGTTATGACCCAGAAAGGACGTAGACGACAAAACGTTGGGTagcttattttaaaatgttcagCTTGAAACTtcttgtataaataaatttccaatgCTATCCGATAGAtatcttttctgttttttaacCCCTTTTCTGGTCAGGCATTCTCGTTTTCCTGCGCCAAGTCTGCTGTTGTCATCATTTTCGTAGAAGGTTCGTACAGTGTTTATGCAATCAGATGAAATTTTGTCTTTGCGAGTCCGAAGCTTGGGTACTAAACCCGATTGACGCGCTGACTTCTGAATTGTTTTATAAGATATGGAACTATCTTTGCTTCGCCATAACTTGTACTTGTGTATTAGTTTACCGGACACGACTTTTCCGAATATTTGTTTCTCTTTGCAGGTTTTTAAATTAGCGTAGTTCTCTTTCAGCTGGGCATTCAACACTTCACCGAATAGCGCCTTTTTGACTATTTCTCTGCGAGCTCCTGGCGAATCACACATTTCGGTCAGTTTAGTGTTAGGTGTGTCTACATTTTTCTTTGTCTTAGCTTTTTCCAAACGTTCTAATCTCTTCCTATACTTCTCGGATTGTTTTCTGTAATTCTCGATCTTTTTGTCTTTATCCTTTATAATTTTGTCACGTTTCTTTCTAGCATTACGCTTTCTCGCATTACTTGCATCACTTCGTGGAGTGGTCATAGGTAGTATTGATGGAGCGACAGAACTTTGAGGAGAAGGTGAACCCTCGGATTCAGGCGTATTATGTCGTAcaaaattgtttgtaatttcttttaaagCTTTTTTTTTGCGCGATATGTAGCACAGTGCTTTCTCCATTCTTTAGTCACAGCTTTGTGTTCACGTCGACTCATATATTTAACTGACTTTCTTATGCCTTTTTCCTTCTTTCTTTGGTAGTTTCGTCGTTCTTTTTCCTTCAATTGTTCTCTTTTTACAGGGTCATTCTTTAGCCGTTGATATCTTAATCTTTCTGCAATTCGTTTCTGctcttttatttcttctttggttttagGTTTCTTCTTTGGTGGCATTGCGGCAAtactaaaacaataaaacatactttcaatattaaaaaaaaaccgtaAGGGTTTAAAAACAGGTAGTTACTAGGTacgtattattttatattccaaaatccataatagaaaacaaaagacCTGAATTAGCGTGACAGGCCAATGTAAGAAAGAAAGAGGCTATCGGCAAGCAGTAGGTTAGTGCAGACTataaagaatattaataaaatacacGGACGTCAAATAAAACAGTCCTCTGTCACATTGAACAGTCCTCTGTGTTATAAATTTCCAGAGGACTGTTGCACAGAGGACTGttatttttacgtaaaaaatgtcaTACCACGTAtaagtttaaatattaattcataacACAGAAACAGCTATAAATTATCACACTgagcaattttttttgtaaaataaatataattaaaacacaTAAAATACCGTAAAATAGACTTACCAGAGGAATGTTCACTCAACACTACAGAGACGTGGCTCCCACACAGACGCGGAGTTGTCACTGGGAAAAATGGCGGCGACTTGTTTAGGATGGCAACCGAGCAAACTTCACACTGTTAATGTTCCGTTTGACGCGAAATGTAGCCACAATagtgtttaatatttttgtggcGCGATATTCAAATTGTGACAGAGGactgttcaaaaatgtatcGGACAAAATTCAAACACTAGTTTTTAGCacaaaaaaattctctaaaattataattgttttttgttcacATGCATTCAATATTCTTTATGTTCATAGAGTAATAagatttcacatttttaaatacaactAATAAAAACCGAACCGAATCATACTCGATCCAGAATTAGGACATAACAGAGGACTGTTTTTAGTGGCTTTTAGACcgaatttatgaaatgattATGATTCTAAATATTGATTCAGCTTGGCTCCTTAAATAACAGGTTATAGATTATGTGTTTTGATAAATAGAACTATGCATTAATAtagccaaaataaaaaaaaacatgcttGGACCATGATTTTCCTGTTAGTAGAGAAAGGCCCAAATATTTCCAGAaatgataaatgataaaaaaataattattattattattactatataaatatattccaattaaaaatatatattatattcattatgttattaaatatattttattttccccTCCAAATAAAAAGGTCTTCGAATGATTTTATGGTAAATAACCGggtgtttacaaaaaaaatttaatgacgGGAACGTTTTATCGGGGATTGGGCGAGGggcgaataaaaaaatttttcacgtttattcgatttatttttacatcacattaaatataaataaaatgtcttATCGCTAAAATGgtgttttttttgtgtttcgTAAGTCTAAAATTGTACGGTCGGTAAAAAAAGTTGTTCTCGTCCATGTTGTTAATAAGTCTAGTTAAAACGGATTTTATCGGTCAAATCtaaaagaattattaaaaaatttgattattgccaagaaacaaaattttatacaatgaaaaacgttttttaataaCCTCGTAGATAAAAATATTCGGTTAAACACGAATTTACGtgaaatctcatttttttcttaaaaaaaatcgatttcctCTCGTacataacataataaaaatcgCAAGAATATTAAATGGTGCACGTTTAGCGTTGTtgccaaatttattttatttccttataatcaaatatacaaatttttgatacgCATTCttcagaaacaaaattttataataacattttGTAATAACctcgtaaataaaaatattccctTAAACACGAATTTACAtgaaatctcatttttttcttgaaaaaaatcaattttcatggTTGCCCAATTCATTCGTTCCTCGTTAATCAGAAAatgttcttttatttcaaaattactctTCCCAAAACATccactataattttattactactattgtatcattttttaaacaaaaaaatgtctgctttttgaaaaaatttaaatcaaatactTTTCGCAGTTACGAAATATCCGGCAACATCGCGATGTCAATTCATCTTGAAATACTACAAGTACGGACAAGGTCGAATTTTAACGTGTTGTTGCAGGATTTTTCTCATCGACTGCAGTGTGGAGTAAAAAAAAGGTATTACAGGATTTGAaatggtaatttttattataacggTAATTTACGTAATATTTTTTCGACaatcaaaaaacataatatcaaaaaaagatataatagCACGATGTTTGTTAGAACTCTAcgaggaaaaaaattgtatcaaatacTGAGACTTGCAACTACAAAATATGCGGCAACACAGCGATATTAATTTATCTTGAAATAGACCAGATGTTGTAAGgtcaaatatatgtgaatatAAAAACGCGCTGTTGCCAAGTTTTTCGcgtaaatttttgatttacttACATCAACTATTTGcgtaatagattttttttacttaatttttcaacaaaagaaacatattgtttttctttaattttccaCTTTTAAGGTATTTTCATATGCTTTTTTGGTCAATAAtcatgattttttatataaaattagtttaaaaaattgacgtttcgacgtATTTCGATCTTTACCAAAAATTATCGTCGCCATATTTCGATAAAGACCGAAATACGACTAAACGTCGATTTTTCCAACtcattttccacaaaaaaatgatttaccaagaaaataaaatataccaaattatacgatttttcaaaattcaataccaaaaaaaaatttctcgtaatcgtaattttttttagacgGTTTTCGATTACTTTTGATTTatgattttctaataatatttgcGGCAACATCGCAtcgattaatttgaaataaatcagttCTTATAACGCCGAGGTCAAGTAAGGTTAAACACGAACGCGCCGTTGCCAGATTTTTCTCATCAATTACTTTTgataaatatagaagaaaacttGGTGATTTAACGGATATGACATGAAATGTCACAATAACAAATCTAATGTCGActagtaataaaatgatgaaagcCGTTAAtgtaacgaaaaaaaatataaaaacgataACGGTAATAGGAGGTGGACGAATCGGTTCCGGTTTAGTACAAATAGCCGCACAAAATgcacaaaaagttattttggttGAAACGAAtcaagaattattgaaaaaatccgccgaaaaaataatcgaaaatctAACGGAATACGCCAGAGAAATGTACAAAGACAAGGCAgacgttaaaaaatatatagaaaatactaTGGAGTTTGTTACAGGTACAGAAATATACAATTTCGGACGTTTCATACGTAGAATGAGGTTATGTGATTATAAAAacgtttaaattgaaaaaaaaaattagttaaaacgATATagttagatttttattatttgtttgaacggactataaaaaagtttcaagtataaatataattagttggaaacaaataaattttttagaagtttttcgatagataaacattttttagtaTGAAAACCggtattcgaaaaaaaaattacaacgttgccaagtcaaatatttttcagtaaataaaaatttatcgataaatattaatttatagtcCAGTTTATGTTGTCAAAATAACCTCacaaatcgttttttttaatagaaaataatttagtgaataaaaCACAAAGGAAATTacacaaaatcgatgttgaaaaaaaaaagattttatactttcgaaaaaaaaaaagtgaaattacgtcacaattgaaaacaacaaatGTATATGTCACCGTATGATTGTGAACATCGTTATTTTATTATCACTCTCGCGATATTATAAACTGACGAATAATTGTGAACTGCAACCAACCatttacaattttatgtttatttctcGATAGTTTATAATCTATCAACATCAGATCGTCAATTTGTGAGCTGTTCGCTGATTGGTTGAACGTGCAGTGTTAAGCACCGCTAACTTTGGCGGTTATTCCCTAGTCACTGAATGAAACAAACAAATgttcttgaaattttcaataagtattttatatattatatttaaagtaACATTTTTAGTGTATAAGAAACTTGtgcaatattattatttgtgatTTGTGAGGCTATATCCAATTATAACAATGTCCGAAATTGAACCGGTCCTTCCGCAAAACTCACCAGTTATTGTGGATGAAGAACAATTTACCGTAGAGTTACAAACCTATTACAGAGGGCACTGTGCAAATAGTAAAAAGTTGGAATGGACAagtgaaaaaatacaaagtgTGATCAAATTGTTGGAAGACTATAAATTCAGCTAAATCACAGGGAAGTCGCCCAACAAATAAACAATACCATCACGCAAATAAATATGTGGTaccaatatttgcgataacaaTATTTCTTAACCTGTGTAAGACATGTCTTTCAAagaaaagcttttctaaaacaGGGATTGTCGTAAAGCCGTTGATTTCTGACGACTTTAACCGAAGAGGTCAGATAGATCTTGTGGACTTTCAAACATTTCCAGATGGAGAGTACAAATTGTTACTGTAGTATCAGTATCACTTGTATCATTTTGCAGAGATTCCTAAGATATTTTTAGAAGTTGGCTGTCCACATATTCTTCAAAGTGATAATAGACGTGAGTTTACTGCATGCGTATTAAAAGAAATCATTAGTTTGTGGATTGTCCATGGGAGACCTAGATATCCTCAAAGCCAAGGAAGTATAGAACGTTCAAACCAAgatgtaaaaaatatgattcgAACTTGGATGGTGGATAACAAATCTATTAATTGGTCTATAGGCTGCTATGTCgttcaatttcagaaaaattcgTCTTACCATTCAACAATTGCAAGGATTCCATATAAAGCCTTGTTTGGAGAGGATCCAAAACTAGGGCTCTTGTCCACATGTTTgtctaaaaatattgtatccAACTTAGAAACTGAAGAAGACATGGAGAGAATTTTTGAGGAGATTAATAACGATGACAAGCGAAATAATTCACAAAAGGCGAATGAACAAGAAGAAGTACCTATATTAGGCCAGCAAATAGATGTCCAAGatcaaaacaatatttcaaacagTCCTGAAATGCCTCCTGAAGTACGAGTGAAATCTCTGATAATTTTGGATATTATACATAAATCGGATAATGAAGAGGAAGAAATATCTGCAGTTAGTAAGGAAATCCTCACCACAGAATCCTTATATCAAGTCAATAATGAATCCATCATTTCTAACAAGTTTGACACACTGACTAACATACATGATATTCTTATAACTATTGAGGAGATCAAGAATATGGTGTGTTAAATTTGCAATAAAGAAGCTTCTGGAGCACATACATGAACGTAACATAGTGCAAGAAAGAAAACAGTTGCACAAAAATGATAGCCACATCATCTAAGATATTTAAAGAGATCAGTGTTGGTTCGCCAATACTAGTTGAAGTCCTAAAAGTGGACTTGGACAGTAAAAATCtgattgtaaaaattttagagaagaaaaatgaattatatcGAGTTAGCACTGCTTTTGGAGTCATTAAAGATTGGATGCTACGAAATGCTGTTCTTTCATCTCCAAGAGCGACACTACTTAATGATATTCCAGAGGTCAGTATTAATTTAACTAGTTAATATCACTCGAAAATAGTTcttagaaatatatttcattctcTGTCTAATAAATTACAACTAAATAATAACCTTACTTGCTGAAATAGATTGGTCACTTCGTCATCATCAGTACTTACACCTTtatgttccattttttattttatacaatttttccaTACTAAACTATGACATATAAACCACGTGAGCTAAGACAGTTGATTTACTCAAAGAAATTATCTCATTCTCCCTACGGACTCATGAGCTTAAAACTTTCTTTTCGTAAATAAACTGTGTTTTAGCTCACTTGGTGTATACATAACTATTACTCAACACAAATTAAGTTAAAATTCTACAGAATGATCAAGCAATTGTTCAACTAAACACCACATTTACTACTTTTCAGGTCACATTGCCGTTAAGAACTGTCGCATCAATGTCCTCTTCTTTCGGCGGACAAAGCATGAAACAGTGCAATtgcagaaataatgaaaaagacaATGTGTGTCTAACAAATGTCATTGTAAAAAAGCTAACGTTTTATGTAATTCCAGATGTCACAGTTAAGACATGTTGCAATAAATGAACTTTTTTTactgctgattttttttattttgccacTTCATGGGATATACATAGCTATTAACATAAAACGTAAATACCTGATATCACACAATTAATtgtgaattttgttttcttgccTCTCACGTTTGTTTCTTAACTCCGTGGATACAGAACTAGCTACAGCCAAGACCCACCAATCAGGGCCGTTTCATAGTTTGACGGATGATAAAACCGGACATATTATAAACTAACGATGTTCACAATCATACGGTGACATATACAATAATATTTCCCATTCGATTGAATCGAACAGTTACGCCACGTTGCCAACTCATTCGAAACGTCCGAGTAACCAATAAAAGAACTTGTAGGTACGACAAATCCGAAAAGAGCCGTGAGGGAAACAGATTTAGTTATAGAAGCTATACACGAAGATTTCGAcgaaaaacgaaatttattcaaactaataGACAAATCGGCTCCGGAAGATACGATATTCGCTACGACTACGAATTCGTTAACGATAGGCGGTTTCGCGCAAAAATCGACTAGAGTTGAAAGATTCGTCGGGATTCATTTCTTCTATCCGGTACCAGAAACTAAATTGGTGGAAATTATTAAAGTTTCGattaccaataaaaatattgtggaCGCTATCAGTGCGTGGTGTAAAAATATcggtaaataatttcatttttatatcgatttcgttttgttttccgtattgaaatttaaatatcgcGGCAAATATTCCACGAACAATTGTTAAAAGTGGATAAGTTATGCATATGCGCGTAATAATGTATTTTCTCCGGGGAGGGGAGGAGGGGATAACAAATACATTATAACAACATTGTCAGATCTTAAAATTAGTACGTTAATTGAAGagaagtataaaaaatatttttagttttttaattatttgtgttttatttagACCTTTTTGTTGATGAATCGACTTTGAGTTaggtttttttttgatacaaaataagtttaaaaacaaTCGAGGATCTATTTTTATACAGAtccaaataaatcaaaacgtcaaattcaaaaaatccagacgattcaatatttttatttataaagaacAATGTTGCCatacttcaaaataaattcgTAGAATGGAGAAATACAAATTTCAAGAATTCGAGAATagaaagaatttttatattaaaacaacGTTGTCAGACTTCAAAATTAGAACGTAAAATGGGGAAATACgaataacaaatttcattcgagaataaaaagaaatgatttattaGAACAACGTCGccaaacttcaaaattaaaatgtaaaatgggtaaaatactaataaaaaaacttttacgaataaaaagagctattttattaaaacaacgTTGGCAGACCTCAAAATTAGTACGAAGAATGGGGAAatacgattaaaaaaattgtatttacgAATAGAGAGATCTATATTGTGATAACGCCGTTGCCAAACTTCGAAATTGGTAGGAGGATTAGAgaaatgtgtaaaaaaattgatttttatttattaataaaaaaaatgtttcgttcAAGGAAAGATACCGGTAATATGTAACGATTCGGCCGGTTTTATAGTGAACAGACTTCTTCTTTCTTATATAACGGAAGCCATTAGAATGATGGAGAGAGCGGATGCGTCGGCGAACGACATAGACACGGCTATGAAGTTAGCTACAGGTAATAGACGGTAATAGAAAATTAACAACACgtattagaaacaaaattttttttaggtaGTCCGATCGGACCTATTCAATTAGCTGATTACATGGGACACGACAATATATTGAAACTAATCGAAAATTGGAGGTCGAGGGAACCGGAAAATCGACTTTTCGCGCCGTGCGCAtcgcaaaaatatttagtacaaCGCGGTATGTTGGGCGTTAAAAGCGGTCAAGGTTATTACAAATataacgatttaaaatattggGTGACCACATTTTCGCacagattcaaaaataaaagtgattGGTTGAGGCAGTATCAGATATGGAAAAGGGCCGCGGAAAAACGGCGCGccaacaattaatttttattgtacttaATGCgcgataagaaaaaaatgtttcatcatTCAATAAATCGACATGTGATTACGTCAAATGTCaacaatttaatgtcaaatGTCATGTCAAACTTACGTCAAATGCTATGTCTAAATTACGTCAAATGTCATGTCAATTGATATAAAATGTCTTTAatttaatgtcaaatttaaaatgaaatgtcATCTCAAGTTTACACCAAATGCCATGTCAATGTAAAGAAAATGTCATCAATTTACTGACAAATTTACGTTCAATGTCACTTCTACGTTACGTCACAAATCATgtcaaaataatgtaaaatggCATGTAAATTGATATGAAATGTCATCAatttaatgtcaaatttatattaaatgtcATTTCACGTTTAAGTCAAATGTCATGTAAAGTTTACGTCAAATGTCATCTTAAGTTTACAATGTCAAATAGCATGTCAATTGATATAAAATGTCATCAatttaatgtcaaatttatgtTAAATGTCATTTCAAGTTTACGTCAAATGTCATGTAAAGTTTACGTCAAATGTCATCTCAAGTTTACAATGTCAAATGTCATCTCAAGTTTACAATGTCAAATGTCATGTCAAATTAACGTCAAATAGCATGTCAATTGATATAAAATGTCATCAatttaatgtcaaatttatgtTAAATGTCATTTCAAGTTCACGTCAAATGTCATGTAAAGTTTACGTCAAATGTCATCTCAAGTTTACAATGTCAAATGTCATCTCAAGTTTACAATGTCAAATGTCATGTCAATTGATATAAAATGTCATCAatttaatgtcaaatttatgttaaatatCATTTCAAGTTTACGACAAATGTCATCTCAAGTTTACAATATCAAATGTCATGTCAAATTAACGTCAAATAGCATGTCAATTGATATTAAATGTCATCAATTTAATGTTAAATGTCATTTCAAGTTTCCGTCAAATGTCATGTAAAGTTTACGTCAAATAGCAcgtaaattaatataaaatgtcatcaatttaatgtcaaatttatgtTAAATGTCATCTCAAGTTTACGTCAAATATCATGTTTATGTCttatatgaaattatacaaatgtaagtgaaatttgacatttgacgtgaTGATTATCGAAATTCacatatatatttcttattttgagaattttatttaaatcgtgaaaaaaattgtcattaatAGCGTacctgaaattgaaaaaaaaacaaaaaatttgtctGTGAAATATACTTACTTCGAATTTATTAATCGTCAATGTCTTTTTCCATTCTTTGTCTTTTATCTGGTCGTTCGTCTGCTTCCAAAACTTTTAGACGTACACCCAAAACTTGTACACCGTGTAACgtctaaatattaaaaaaaaatcgacattgtaaaaaatgatttatatcgacaaaaaataaaagaaaaaataataaaaattctaaatattgcgtataatttgaataaatataaattaataataatgaattaaattaaatttggatttgctacatttttattaattataaaaaaatgaaaattaattgaaatttacgaataaatcgataattttgaaaaattttgataaatatcgggcaagtgaataaaaaacaataaaataattatcaattttggaactttttgaaatgagaaaaatatgaaataaattacgTTTAGtaattttaatgtgaaaaaaataaataaaaattaataaattaatagtaacaaaaatttttaaaaaatatatacgaaaaaatcaatatttttgtagaattaaagataaaaattataataagtaaattaataaactaaatgaacattgattataaaatagtaataaacaatataataaatatatataaacgaataattcaatatttttaaaaaatgaaaggaaaaaaaatataaattaataaaaattgtaaaaaaatatataaaacaatttactttgattttaatgaaaaaatatgtgaatgagctgaatgaaaattaataaaaaaatagtaataaaaaataaatatatatacgaaaaattgaatatttttgaaaaatttaaagaaaaaaatcataataaattgataaaaattttaaaaacaaattataaaataatttacgttaatttttatgaaaaaaatgaatatgaatatactgaatgaaaattaatgaaaaaatagaaataaaatataaaatgaatatacatatatatatatatatatatatatatatatatatatatatatatatatatatatatatatatatatatatgtatacgAAGAATCCATaattcttgaaaaatgaaataaaataaaaattataataaataaataaaaaaataataaaaaaaaatcatttttacgacttcaataaaataaaaaaaaataaattatgatttttaattctaatattaatgaaaaaacatcatataaatgaaataaatgaataaaaaataaaagattttacgaaaaaaattttttgctattCTAGTTactacttttttcaataaacaaaacaaaaattaccgaaaaaaataaataaatcaatactCACTTTTATCGCCTGCTCCGCGGATTCCCTGGAAGCGAATTTAGCATAACCGTAAGTTttttgatttaacaaaaaaacctCGATGAGATTCCCGAATCTACTAAAAACATCCTGTAACACGCTATTACGTAACGGCGACGGGGTACAAATGACAAAACACCTgtcaaataacacaaaaaataaaaaaaaacccaatcgaaaatttttttctctcataCCTCGCTTCGATTTTCGAATCGATATCGGCAAGGGGTTGACGAGGGGGTAGAGGTTTATCGCAAAAATCCGCGTCCGGTTGAGAATGAGACGCGATGCCACCCAATTTCGATTGAAGTAAAGCTAACAAttacaaatattcaattctaatcaataaattaaacCCAGCAATGTTGTATTCGATTCAGTTCCCGCCAATACTTAATTATTTAGTTCTAATAAAgttacaacgttgccaagttATACGAATATGTTATACCTGGTGAAAATCCCGCTTTTTCTATCAAAGTACTAGCTTGAGCTATAGTTTCGGCCAGGTGCATAATTTCCGCGGTGGCGATCGAAGAGGGAGGTCCGACGGGCGAAGCAGATCTTTTTAAAGGGGCGTTATTCGATAAAAAACCtaaggaaaattatttattcttattataattttcgataaattttgttatttaatcacctgaagtttttttattactttcggATTTCACTATCAGGTGATTTCTCGGTGGGTATTCGAATCCGTTGAATTTTCCCAAAGCGTATTTGCTCCATTGATAATTCGTGTAAaccacctcgtatatatttcgATTTCTCTCCGAGCTGCGGAACTGGCAATAAGCCAGACctgtattgataaaaatttcaattaaacatgaaattttgttaataaaaacgatttttcaaaacGACACACCCCGTATATTTCCGCAAAAATCACAAACACGTCTTTATGATATCTGAACGAACAGTataaagttttaaattaaattacaaagttctatcaaatatttgtttcacttttaataataatgtcTAATAGAACATATAAATACTAGCACCACGTTgccagatttttttttattaattccctATTCCTAGACAAGATCGAGTGTTGCCATTTTAAGCTGTAAAAActtggaaaatcatttttatataattttttttcaaaattttccttttttttatgtacaggttaacaaaaaataaaaagaacctCATTGTggtaattatacaaaaattatatgtcaataaatgtgtttaaataaacatttaaagtgctaaaactatttttttttcattctagtaatttttctctaaaatccGCAGTAAAAACggagatttttataaaaaaatttattgaactcgTACGATTTTTCGATTCACTAGAGCCAAAAAACAAAAAGCCTTGCCATACTATAACATTCCCTCGTATATAGTAACGCGCCGTTGCCAGATTTAACTCGCATTTTTCTCATCAAATACAAAGttctatcaaatatttgtttcactttcaacattaataaaaaacaagttaaGTTTAGCTTATTTGAAGCCGCCCCTGTCTAatagataatataaatattagcGCAACGTTGCCagattatttta
Coding sequences within:
- the LOC130891383 gene encoding hydroxyacyl-coenzyme A dehydrogenase, mitochondrial-like is translated as MSTSNKMMKAVNVTKKNIKTITVIGGGRIGSGLVQIAAQNAQKVILVETNQELLKKSAEKIIENLTEYAREMYKDKADVKKYIENTMEFVTGTTNPKRAVRETDLVIEAIHEDFDEKRNLFKLIDKSAPEDTIFATTTNSLTIGGFAQKSTRVERFVGIHFFYPVPETKLVEIIKVSITNKNIVDAISAWCKNIGKIPVICNDSAGFIVNRLLLSYITEAIRMMERADASANDIDTAMKLATGSPIGPIQLADYMGHDNILKLIENWRSREPENRLFAPCASQKYLVQRGMLGVKSGQGYYKYNDLKYWVTTFSHRFKNKSDWLRQYQIWKRAAEKRRANN